The Punica granatum isolate Tunisia-2019 chromosome 4, ASM765513v2, whole genome shotgun sequence genome has a window encoding:
- the LOC116205034 gene encoding 24-methylenesterol C-methyltransferase 2-like yields the protein MDYFSLFFTASLLAFGLYWFICILGSAEQKGKSAVHLSGGSISADKVGDKYNQYWSFFRRPKEIETADKVPAFVDTFYNLVTDIYEWGWGQSFHFSPSLPGRSHRDATRAHEEFAVDLLNVSPGSHILDAGCGVGGPMRAIASHSGARVVGITINEYQVKRARQHNKKAGLDKQCEVVCGNFLNMPFESSSFDGAYSIEATCHAPKLEEVYSEIFRVLKPGALYVSYEWVTTELFRADNPEHVETIQGIERGDALPGLRSYDQIAEIARKVGFEVVREKDLAKPPAGPWWSRLKMGRIAYWRNHIVVTVLAWLGIAPKGVVDVHEMLFKTADYLTRGGETGIFTPMHMILCRKPETAN from the coding sequence atggattacttctctctcttcttcaccGCGTCCCTCCTCGCCTTCGGCCTCTACTGGTTCATCTGCATCCTCGGCTCCGCCGAGCAGAAGGGCAAGTCCGCCGTCCACCTCTCCGGCGGCTCCATCTCCGCCGACAAGGTCGGCGATAAGTACAACCAGTACTGGTCCTTCTTCCGCCGTCCCAAGGAGATCGAGACCGCCGACAAGGTCCCCGCCTTCGTCGACACCTTCTACAACCTCGTCACCGACATCTACGAGTGGGGCTGGGGCCAGTCCTTCCACTTCTCCCCTTCGCTACCCGGCCGCTCCCACCGTGACGCTACCCGCGCCCACGAGGAGTTCGCCGTCGACCTCCTCAATGTCTCCCCCGGCAGCCACATCCTCGACGCTGGCTGCGGCGTCGGCGGCCCGATGCGAGCGATTGCCTCCCACTCCGGCGCCCGCGTCGTCGGCATCACCATTAATGAGTACCAGGTCAAGCGCGCCCGCCAGCACAACAAGAAGGCCGGCCTCGACAAGCAATGCGAGGTTGTCTGCGGCAACTTCCTCAACATGCCTTTCGAGAGCTCCTCCTTCGACGGCGCCTACTCCATTGAGGCCACCTGCCACGCCCCCAAACTCGAGGAGGTCTACTCCGAGATCTTCCGCGTCCTCAAGCCCGGGGCCCTCTACGTCTCCTACGAGTGGGTCACCACCGAGCTATTCCGCGCCGACAACCCTGAGCATGTCGAAACTATCCAGGGGATCGAGCGAGGGGACGCCCTACCCGGCCTCAGGAGCTACGACCAGATTGCCGAGATTGCCCGGAAGGTCGGGTTTGAGGTCGTGAGGGAGAAAGATCTCGCGAAGCCGCCTGCTGGCCCGTGGTGGAGCAGGCTCAAGATGGGCCGGATCGCCTACTGGAGGAACCACATCGTAGTCACAGTGCTCGCATGGCTCGGGATCGCCCCGAAGGGCGTGGTGGACGTCCACGAGATGCTCTTCAAGACTGCGGACTACTTGACCCGGGGAGGAGAGACCGGGATCTTCACCCCGATGCACATGATTCTTTGCAGAAAGCCCGAGACCGCGAACTAG